From Columba livia isolate bColLiv1 breed racing homer chromosome 5, bColLiv1.pat.W.v2, whole genome shotgun sequence, one genomic window encodes:
- the SIX1 gene encoding homeobox protein SIX1 gives MSMLPSFGFTQEQVACVCEVLQQGGNLERLGRFLWSLPACDHLHKNESVLKAKAVVAFHRGNFRELYKILESHQFSPHNHPKLQQLWLKAHYVEAEKLRGRPLGAVGKYRVRRKFPLPRTIWDGEETSYCFKEKSRGVLREWYAHNPYPSPREKRELAEATGLTTTQVSNWFKNRRQRDRAAEAKERENTENNNAANNKPNQLSPLDGSKPLMSSSEEEFSPPQSPDQNSVLLLQGNLNHTRSSGYSLSGLAASQTPHSLQGHQLQDSLLGPLTSSLVDLGS, from the exons ATGTCGATGCTGCCGTCGTTTGGCTTCACGCAGGAGCAGGTCGCCTGCGTCTGCGAGGTGCTTCAACAAGGGGGGAACCTGGAGAGGTTGGGCCGCTTCCTCTGGTCGCTGCCGGCCTGCGACCACCTGCACAAGAACGAGAGCGTCCTGAAGGCCAAGGCGGTGGTGGCCTTCCACCGCGGGAACTTCCGCGAGCTCTACAAGATCCTGGAGAGCCACCAGTTCTCCCCCCACAACCATcccaagctgcagcagctctggctgaaGGCTCACTACGTGGAAGCCGAAAAACTGCGGGGCAGACCATTGGGCGCCGTCGGCAAATACCGCGTCCGCCGAAAATTCCCTTTGCCCCGAACCATCTGGGACGGCGAGGAAACCAGTTATTGCTTCAAGGAGAAATCGCGGGGCGTGCTACGGGAATGGTACGCACACAACCCCTACCCGTCCCCCCGGGAGAAGCGGGAACTGGCCGAAGCCACTGGTCTCACCACCACCCAGGTCAGCAACTGGTTCAAGAACCGGAGGCAGCGGGACCGAGCGGCAGAGGCGAAGGAAAG ggagaacacagaaaacaacaacgCGGCCAACAACAAACCGAACCAACTCTCGCCTCTGGATGGGAGCAAACCCCTCATGTCCAGCTCCGAGGAAGAATTTTCTCCTCCCCAAAGCCCGGATCAGAACTCGGTACTGCTCTTGCAGGGAAACCTCAACCACACCAGGAGCTCCGGCTACTCCCTGAGTGGCTTAGCCGCATCCCAAACCCCTCACAGCCTCCAAGGCCACCAGCTCCAGGACTCGCTGCTGGGACCCCTCACGTCCAGCCTGGTGGATCTGGGATCCTAA